In a genomic window of Erigeron canadensis isolate Cc75 chromosome 5, C_canadensis_v1, whole genome shotgun sequence:
- the LOC122602181 gene encoding probable flavin-containing monooxygenase 1: MAVMYSKIGIIGGGISGLAAAKQLAQYNPTVLEATDSIGGVWKHCSFRTTKLQTPRCDYEFSDYPWPLRDNTTFPSYVEVLDYLNSYANHFNLFKFIKFNSKVIEIRLAKDQSSSPEPAADGKTVWEVAVQTKNNDSIQWYGFEFIVMCMGKYGDVPIIPKHGMNKGPQVFKGKVMHSQEYSKLNADESTQLLKGKKVVVVGYKKSGIDLAAECAEANQGEDGKACTMVVRTSHWTVPHYSIWGLPFYLFYSTRFSQFLHQRPNQGTLRTLVCHLLSPARKAASKIIESYLLWKLPLVKYGLKPDHPFEEDYASCQMAILPRNFFPLADKGKINFVRASEWWFWEGGVEFDDNTKLEADVVLLATGYDGKKKLRAVLPQPFSSFLEFPSGMMPLYRSTINPFIPNMAFMGYVESVSNLQTSEIRCKWLSRLIGGKFKLPSMEKMLEQITTEMEIMKKTTRFYKRTCISTFSINHSDEICQEMGWNSWRKKSWLSEAFSPYTSQDYQEQV; the protein is encoded by the exons ATGGCCGTGATGTACTCAAAGATAGGCATTATTGGAGGTGGCATTAGTGGTTTAGCTGCTGCAAAACAGCTGGCTCAATACAACCCGACGGTGCTTGAGGCCACCGACTCCATCGGTGGGGTCTGGAAGCACTGCTCTTTCAGAACCACAAAGCTTCAGACGCCTCGTTGTGACTATGAGTTCTCTGATTACCCTTGGCCACTTAGGGACAACACCACTTTCCCATCTTACGTCGAGGTCCTTGATTATCTCAACTCTTACGCAAACCACTTcaatttgttcaaattcatCAAGTTCAACTCAAAGGTCATCGAAATCCGGTTAGCCAAGGACCAGTCGTCGTCACCCGAGCCAGCTGCAGATGGAAAAACTGTTTGGGAGGTTGCTGTCCAGACCAAAAATAATGACAGTATTCAG TGGTATGGTTTCGAGTTCATTGTGATGTGTATGGGGAAATATGGTGATGTACCGATTATACCAAAGCATGGAATGAACAAAGGCCCTCAAGTGTTCAAAGGGAAGGTGATGCACTCTCAAGAGTACAGCAAGCTCAACGCCGACGAGTCTACTCAGCTTCTCAAAGGAAAGAAGGTGGTCGTCGTGGGTTACAAGAAATCGGGCATTGATCTTGCTGCCGAATGCGCTGAAGCCAACCAAG gGGAAGACGGAAAAGCATGCACCATGGTTGTTAGGACTTCACATTGGACAGTTCCACACTACTCCATATGGGGGTTACCATTTTACTTGTTCTATTCAACCCGGTTTTCTCAGTTCCTTCATCAAAGACCAAATCAAGGCACTCTCAGGACACTTGTCTGCCACCTTTTATCCCCCGCG AGAAAAGCAGCATCCAAGATCATCGAGTCTTATCTTCTGTGGAAGCTTCCACTTGTCAAGTATGGACTAAAACCGGATCACCCTTTTGAGGAAGATTATGCATCATGTCAGATGGCAATCTTGCCTCGCAACTTCTTTCCCCTGGCAGATAAAGGCAAAATCAATTTTGTAAGAGCATCTGAGTGGTGGTTTTGGGAAGGTGGTGTAGAGTTTGACGACAATACCAAGTTAGAAGCCGATGTTGTCCTTCTTGCCACCGGTTACGATGGCAAAAAGAAACTTAGAGCTGTCCTGCCCCAACCCTTTAGTAGCTTCTTGGAATTTCCCTCTGGGATGATGCCCTTGTACAG GAGTACAATTAATCCCTTCATTCCAAACATGGCGTTCATGGGTTACGTGGAAAGTGTTTCAAATCTTCAGACTTCAGAGATACGTTGCAAATGGTTATCGAGGCTTATAGGTGGTAAGTTTAAGCTGCCTAGCATGGAGAAAATGTTAGAACAGATAACCACTGAAATGGAAATAATGAAGAAAACAACCCGCTTTTACAAGAGGACCTGCATTTCCACTTTTAGCATCAATCACAGTGATGAGATTTGTCAAGAGATGGGATGGAATTCTTGGAGGAAGAAAAGCTGGTTGTCTGAAGCATTTAGCCCTTATACCAGTCAAGACTATC